One segment of Falco rusticolus isolate bFalRus1 chromosome 3, bFalRus1.pri, whole genome shotgun sequence DNA contains the following:
- the TRIP13 gene encoding pachytene checkpoint protein 2 homolog isoform X2 has product MSVLKLLNRHNIVFGDYKWTEFDDGFLSSNVQSVSIVDTELKLKDRQPIDLSKSSLSLHIFHLNEEGPSSENLEEENEDLIAANHWVLPAAEFHGLWESLIYDTEVKSHLLDYVMTTLLFSDKNVDSNLITWNRVILLHGPPGTGKTSLCKALAQKLTIRLSSRYRYGQLIEINSHSLFSKWFSESGKLVTKMFQKIQELIDDKDALVFVLIDEVESLTAARSAFKAGTEPSDAIRVVNAVLTQIDQIKRYPNVVILTTSNITEKIDMAFVDRADIKQYIGPPSTAAIFRIYLSCLEELMKCQIIYPRQQLLTLRELEMIGFVENNVSRLSLVLKEISRRSEGLSGRVLRKLPFLAHALYIQSPSVTMTTFLQALSLAVDKQFEERKKLADCV; this is encoded by the exons ATGAGTGTCTTAAAGCTGTTGAACAGACATAATATCGTGTTTGGCGATTACAAGTGGACAGAGTTTGATGATGGTTTCCTTAGCAGCAATGTGCAGTCCGTGTCAATTGTGGATACGGAGCTGAAACTGAAAGACAGACAG CCTATTGACTTGAGCAAAAGCAGTCtttctcttcatatttttcatctgaatgaAGAAGGACCAAGCTCTGAAAACCTGGAAGAAGAGAATGAGGATCTCATTGCAGCTAACCACTGGGTGCTACCAGCAG CTGAATTCCATGGCCTTTGGGAAAGTCTTATATATGACACTGAAGTAAAATCACAC TTACTTGATTATGTGATGACAACACTActattttctgacaaaaatgtTGACAGCAACCTGATAACGTGGAACAGAGTTATTTTGCTTCATG GCCCTCCTGGAACTGGGAAGACCTCTCTTTGTAAAGCATTGGCTCAGAAGCTGACAATTCGACTGTCATCCag GTATAGGTATGGACAGTTAATTGAGATAAACAGCCATAGCCTTTTCTCTAAATGGTTTTCTGAG AGTGGCAAGCTTGTAACCAAGATGTTCCAGAAGATTCAAGAGTTAATTGATGACAAGGATGCTCTTGTATTTGTACTGATTGATGAG GTGGAAAGCCTCACGGCAGCCCGCAGTGCCTTCAAGGCAGGCACAGAGCCTTCAGATGCTATTCGTGTGGTGAATGCTGTACTGACACAAATAGATCAGATTAAAAG GTATCCCAATGTCGTTATTCTGACTACTTCAAATATTACGGAGAAAATTGACATGGCCTTTGTAGACAGGGCTGACATAAAGCAATACATTGGACCTCCATCCACTGCAGCAATATTTAGAATATATCTTTCTTGCTTGGAAGAACTGATGAAG TGTCAAATAATATATCCTCGACAGCAGCTCCTGACACTCAGAGAGCTAGAGATGATAGGCTTCGTAGAAAATAATGTGTCAAGGTTAAGCCTAGTATTAAAAGAAATCTCAAG AAGAAGTGAAGGTCTTAGTGGCCGGGTCCTGAGAAAACTTCCTTTCCTAGCACATGCGCTTTATATTCAA TCCCCCAGTGTTACAATGACAACATTTCTTCAAGCTCTTTCACTTGCAGTAGACAAACaatttgaagaaagaaagaaacttgcAGACTGTGTGTGA
- the TRIP13 gene encoding pachytene checkpoint protein 2 homolog isoform X1: MDEAAGDLKQALPNVGDSVQIHVEVHQKSSSAAKKEDIRMSVLKLLNRHNIVFGDYKWTEFDDGFLSSNVQSVSIVDTELKLKDRQPIDLSKSSLSLHIFHLNEEGPSSENLEEENEDLIAANHWVLPAAEFHGLWESLIYDTEVKSHLLDYVMTTLLFSDKNVDSNLITWNRVILLHGPPGTGKTSLCKALAQKLTIRLSSRYRYGQLIEINSHSLFSKWFSESGKLVTKMFQKIQELIDDKDALVFVLIDEVESLTAARSAFKAGTEPSDAIRVVNAVLTQIDQIKRYPNVVILTTSNITEKIDMAFVDRADIKQYIGPPSTAAIFRIYLSCLEELMKCQIIYPRQQLLTLRELEMIGFVENNVSRLSLVLKEISRRSEGLSGRVLRKLPFLAHALYIQSPSVTMTTFLQALSLAVDKQFEERKKLADCV, encoded by the exons ATGGATGAAGCTGCCGGGGATTTGAAGCAAGCGCTCCCGAACGTGGGTGACAGCGTTCAAATACATGTGGAAGTTCATCAGAAATCAAGCAG TGCGGCCAAGAAAGAAGATATCAGAATGAGTGTCTTAAAGCTGTTGAACAGACATAATATCGTGTTTGGCGATTACAAGTGGACAGAGTTTGATGATGGTTTCCTTAGCAGCAATGTGCAGTCCGTGTCAATTGTGGATACGGAGCTGAAACTGAAAGACAGACAG CCTATTGACTTGAGCAAAAGCAGTCtttctcttcatatttttcatctgaatgaAGAAGGACCAAGCTCTGAAAACCTGGAAGAAGAGAATGAGGATCTCATTGCAGCTAACCACTGGGTGCTACCAGCAG CTGAATTCCATGGCCTTTGGGAAAGTCTTATATATGACACTGAAGTAAAATCACAC TTACTTGATTATGTGATGACAACACTActattttctgacaaaaatgtTGACAGCAACCTGATAACGTGGAACAGAGTTATTTTGCTTCATG GCCCTCCTGGAACTGGGAAGACCTCTCTTTGTAAAGCATTGGCTCAGAAGCTGACAATTCGACTGTCATCCag GTATAGGTATGGACAGTTAATTGAGATAAACAGCCATAGCCTTTTCTCTAAATGGTTTTCTGAG AGTGGCAAGCTTGTAACCAAGATGTTCCAGAAGATTCAAGAGTTAATTGATGACAAGGATGCTCTTGTATTTGTACTGATTGATGAG GTGGAAAGCCTCACGGCAGCCCGCAGTGCCTTCAAGGCAGGCACAGAGCCTTCAGATGCTATTCGTGTGGTGAATGCTGTACTGACACAAATAGATCAGATTAAAAG GTATCCCAATGTCGTTATTCTGACTACTTCAAATATTACGGAGAAAATTGACATGGCCTTTGTAGACAGGGCTGACATAAAGCAATACATTGGACCTCCATCCACTGCAGCAATATTTAGAATATATCTTTCTTGCTTGGAAGAACTGATGAAG TGTCAAATAATATATCCTCGACAGCAGCTCCTGACACTCAGAGAGCTAGAGATGATAGGCTTCGTAGAAAATAATGTGTCAAGGTTAAGCCTAGTATTAAAAGAAATCTCAAG AAGAAGTGAAGGTCTTAGTGGCCGGGTCCTGAGAAAACTTCCTTTCCTAGCACATGCGCTTTATATTCAA TCCCCCAGTGTTACAATGACAACATTTCTTCAAGCTCTTTCACTTGCAGTAGACAAACaatttgaagaaagaaagaaacttgcAGACTGTGTGTGA